Genomic DNA from Comamonas antarctica:
CGCGGCGAGATCGTCGCCTTCGGCCACATGGGCCGCCAGCTTGCGTTCGAGTTCGAGCCGGGAATGCTCGCGCTGCGCCAGCAGGCGCAGCGCGCGGCCCTTGAGGGAGAGGGTGTCGAAGCCCATGGCAATGCAAAAGCAAAAGCCCGGGCCGGGCCTACGCGGCCCAGCCCGGGCTTCACTGCTTACTCGCCCGCGGGTGCAGTGGCCGCTGCGGCCTTGTCCGCGCCCTTGTCGGCCTTGGCCGGCTTGCCGCCGGCGGCGGGAGCCGGGGTGGCGCCGGCCAGCAGGGACACGCCCAGGCTTTCGCGCACGCGGTTCTCGATCTCGAACGCCAGGTCCGGGTTCTCGCGCAGGAATTCGCGCGCGTTGTCGCGGCCCTGGCCGATCTTCTCGCCGCGGTAGGCGTACCAGGCCCCCGACTTGTCGAGGATCTTGGCTTCGACGCCCATGTCGATGATTTCGCCTTCGCGCGAGATGCCCTCGCCGAACAGGATGTCGAATTCAGCGGTCTTGAACGGCGGGCTGACCTTGTTCTTGACCACCTTGACGCGGGTTTCGTTGCCGATGGCGTTGTCGCCCTTCTTGATCGTGCCGGTGCGGCGGATGTCCAGGCGCACGGAGGCATAGAACTTGAGCGCATTGCCGCCGGTGGTGGTTTCGGGCGAACCGAACATCACGCCGATCTTCATGCGGATCTGGTTGATGAAGATGACCATGCAGTTGGTCTTCTTGATCGTCGCGGTGAGCTTGCGCAGCGCCTGGCTCATCAGGCGGGCCTGCAGGCCGGGCAGCGCATCGCCCATTTCGCCTTCGATTTCGGCCTTGGGCGTGAGCGCCGCCACCGAGTCGATGACGATCAGGTCGACGGCACCCGAACGCACCAGGCTGTCGACGATCTCGAGCGCCTGTTCGCCGGTGTCGGGCTGGCTGATCAGCAGGTCGGATAGCTGCACGCCCAGCTTCTGCGCATATTGCACGTCAAGCGCATGCTCGGCGTCGACAAACGCGCACTGGCCGCCTTGCTTTTGCATTTCGGCAATGACCTGCAGCGTGAGCGTGGTCTTGCCCGACGATTCCGGGCCGTAGATCTCGACCACGCGGCCGCGCGGCAGGCCGCCGACGCCCAGGGCGATGTCCAGGCCCAGCGAGCCGGTGGAAACGACCTGGATGTCCTCGATGGCTTCGCCTTCGCCCAGGCGCATGATGGTGCCCTTGCCGAACTGTTTTTCGATCTGCGCGAGCGCGGCTTGCAGGGCCTTGGCTTTTTCGCTGTTGGCTGCGGTGGCGGGGTTGCTGCCCTTGACTGTGGTGACGTCCATGAAAAACTCCTGATAAAGCAATGATTTTGGAGAGCACCGACGGTCTGTTGTTACTGCCAGCCTGGATGCTTGAACAGTAGTTTATGAGGGTTGTACTTTTCTGTATAGATGATTTTTAGTCAGTTTCCCTGACAATTACTCATGGCATCCCTTTCACCTTCCACTTCCTATTCCGATGACTGGCGCCAGCTCCATCTGGGCCGCTTGCTCGGGCATTCGATGCGCCGCTTCGATGCGCGTGTCATGCAGCTGATGGCGCATGCGCTCGAGGTGCCGCTGGCGCTGTCCAACCTTGCGGCGCGCGACCAGGTCAGCGCCGCGCACATCCACATCACGCGCCATCTGTCGCTGGCCGGCGACCGGTTGACCGATCTCGCCGAGCGCGCCGGCATGAGCAAGCAGGCGATGGCCGATCTGGTCGAGCAGTGCCTGGCATGGGGCTTGGTCACGCGCGAGCCCGATGCGCGTGACCGGCGCACGCGCTGGATCCGCTTCACGCCCACGGGGCTCAGCTGGCTGCAGGCGTTCCAGGCGGCCGTGGCCCAGGCCGAGGCCGAGTTCCGCGCCGAAGTCGGGGACGAGGTCGCGACCGTGGTGGCGCTCGGGCTCGAGGTCTATGCCGCCAGCAGCGGCAAGCCGGCATAGCGCGAAAACCCCAGGCCGGGCGGCGCCATCCACCCCTAGAATCGACCAAACCCCCGGCGGTCTTGCACTGCCGTGTCCATTCAGGGAAATATCCGCATGCGCATCTTGATTGCCGAGGACGACCAGGTCTTTGCCGATGGCCTGTTGCGCAGCCTGCGCGGCTCGGGCGCCGTGGTCAGCCATGTGGCCAGCGGCAGCGAAGCCGAGTCGGTGCTGATGACCAGCAGCGAGTTCGACCTGCTGATCCTCGATCTGGGCCTGCCGAAGATGCATGGCCTCGAAGTGCTGCGCCGGCTGCGCGGGCGCGGCGACGGCCTGCCGGTGCTGATCCTCACGGCCGCCGACAGCGTCGAAGAACGCGTCAAGGGGCTCGATTTCGGCGCCGACGACTACATGGCCAAGCCATTCAGCCTGCAGGAGCTCGAAGCGCGCGTGCGCGCCCTGACGCGCCGCGGCATGGGCGGCGCCAGCAGCACCATCAAGCATGGGCCGCTGGTCTATGACCAGTCGGGCCGGGTGGCCACCATCGACGGCAAGATGGTCGAGCTTTCGGCGCGCGAACTGGGCTTGCTGGAAGTGCTGCTGCAGCGCGCGGGCCGCCTGGTCAGCAAGGACCAGCTGGTCGAGCGCCTGTGCGAATGGGGCGAGGAGCTGAGCAACAACGCGATCGAGGTCTACATCCATCGCCTGCGCAAGAAGATCGAGCATGGGCCGATCCGCATTGCGACCGTGCGGGGGCTGGGATATTGCCTCGAAAAGATCCGCGATTGAGCATGGCTGACTGCTGGGAGGCAGCGACTTCCTCGCACATTGCTCGCCCTGAGCCTGTCGAAGGGCGTTTTAGGGCGTGCCGCAAAGAAGCCGTGGCTACTGTATGGAGGCCCTGCGTTCATCCTTCGACAGGCTCAGGACGAACGGGGAACCAGCAGAGGCCTTGCTGTTTCTTGGTCACGTCTGGCGAGACGTGTCTCGCTTCTCCCGCTCAGGACGAACAGACCGCCAATCGCGTGCTTCCCGATACGCCATGAAACTCTTCCAGCGCGAGCAGTATTCGCTGTTTGGCGGCATCCTGGACTGGATGCTCACGCCCTTGCTGCTGCTGTGGCCCGTGAGCCTGGCCCTGACCTGGCTGGTGGCGCAGGGACTGGCCAACCAGCCCTATGACCGCGCGCTGGAATATGACGTGCGCGTGCTGGCGCGGCAGGTGCAGCAGGGGCAATTGCAGTTCAGCCTGGCGCAGGCGCTGAGCCACAACCTGCGCGCGAGCGCTGCCGACAGCGTTTTCTACCAGGTGCTGGACCCGCAGGGCCGATTGGCGGCGGGCGAAAGCGCGCTGCCGCGGCCGCCCTGGACCGATGCCGAGCGGCGCAATGGCGAGGTCCAGTTGTACGACGCCGAACTGCGCGGCGTGGACCTGCGCCTGGCGGCGTTGTGGGTGCCGCTGCCGGAACCCGGCCAGCCACTGGCGCTGGTGCAGGTCGCCGAGGCCCGCGACCAACGCAGTGCGCTGGCCGGGGAGATCATCCGCGGCGTGATGCTGCCGCAGTTCGTTGTGCTGCCGCTGGCGGTGATGCTGGTGTGGATGGCGCTGGCGCGCGGCATCACGCCGCTGCACCGGCTCGAGGAGCGCATCCGCGCGCGCAAGCCCGACGACCTGTCGCCGCTGAACTTCGAGGATGTTCCGCTGGAAGTCGCGCCACTGGTCAATGCCGTCGACGACCTGCTGTGCCGCCTGAACGAATCGCTGGCGACGCAAAAGCGCTTTCTTGCCGATGCCGCGCACCAGCTCAAGACCCCGCTGGCGGGCCTGCGCATGCAGGCCGACCTCGCGCAGCGCGAGGGCACCAGTACGCAGGAACTCAAGCGCTCGCTGCAGCAGATCGGCCGCGCCAGCATGCGCGCGAGCCACACCGTCAACCAGCTGCTGGCGCTGGCGCGCGTCGAAGGCACGGGCGCGGCCATGGCAAAGCAGCGCTGCGACCTCGCGCAGCTGGTGATCGACGTGGTGCGCGACTCGGTGCCGCGCGCGCTCGACAAGCATGTCGACCTGGGCTACGACGGCGCCGAGCCGGGTGCGCCCGGGGTCTGGATGGAAGGCAATCCAACGCTGCTGACCGAGCTGGTGCGCAACCTCGTCGACAACGCGATCAACTACACGCCGTCCACCCCGGAGCAGCCCGGCGTGGTCACGGTGCGGCTGCTGGCCGACACCTTCGAACGCATGCTGCTGCTCGAGGTCGAGGACACCGGGCCCGGTGTGCCCGAGGCGGAGCGCGCGCTAGTGTTCCAGCCGTTCTACCGCGCGCTCGGCACGCAGGCCGATGGCTCCGGGCTGGGCCTGCCCATCGTGCAGGAGATTGCACGCCAGCATGGCGCCCAGGTGTCGCTCGATGCGGCGCGTCCGCAGCAGCTGCCGCCGGGGGCGCGCTTCAGCGTGCGTTTTTCGGCGTTGCGGGCGCTGCCGGCGCTGGCCGCGTTGCCCTGATGCGGACCTGGGTTCAGCTGCGGTCCGCGCCCGCCGCCTTGACCGCGGCGGCGCGGCTGGCGGCGAGCATCGCGGCGGCCGATTGCGCGGCCGATTCCAGCAGCCAGTCGCGCAGCGAGGCCAACGCGCCATGCTGGGCCCGCCCCTCGGGATAGAGGAACCAGTAGCCGAGGTGGCTGGTATAGCCGGGCAGCGGCTCGGTGACCAGGCCCGAGGCAATTTCATCCTGCACCAGGCAGCGCGGCACCAGGGCCACGCCCATGCCCGCCATCACCGCGCGGATGATGCTCTGGAACTGGTCGAACTGCGGACCATCCAAAGCGCGCATGCCGCTCACGCCATGGGCCTCGCACCACTGTGCCCAGGCATCGGGAATGGTCACATGGCGCAGCCGCGTGCAGGCGATCAGGTCTGCGGGCTGGCGCAGATCCAGCGCGCCGGGACTGCCCAGCGGCGGCGCGATCAGCGCCACCTGCTGGCCGACGAGATAGTGGGCGCGCGCGCCCGGCCAGTGGCCGTCGCCGAACAGGATGGAGCAGTCGAGTGTCGGGCTCTCGAAGTCATAGCCGTGCACATAGGG
This window encodes:
- a CDS encoding sensor histidine kinase, with translation MKLFQREQYSLFGGILDWMLTPLLLLWPVSLALTWLVAQGLANQPYDRALEYDVRVLARQVQQGQLQFSLAQALSHNLRASAADSVFYQVLDPQGRLAAGESALPRPPWTDAERRNGEVQLYDAELRGVDLRLAALWVPLPEPGQPLALVQVAEARDQRSALAGEIIRGVMLPQFVVLPLAVMLVWMALARGITPLHRLEERIRARKPDDLSPLNFEDVPLEVAPLVNAVDDLLCRLNESLATQKRFLADAAHQLKTPLAGLRMQADLAQREGTSTQELKRSLQQIGRASMRASHTVNQLLALARVEGTGAAMAKQRCDLAQLVIDVVRDSVPRALDKHVDLGYDGAEPGAPGVWMEGNPTLLTELVRNLVDNAINYTPSTPEQPGVVTVRLLADTFERMLLLEVEDTGPGVPEAERALVFQPFYRALGTQADGSGLGLPIVQEIARQHGAQVSLDAARPQQLPPGARFSVRFSALRALPALAALP
- a CDS encoding MarR family winged helix-turn-helix transcriptional regulator, which translates into the protein MASLSPSTSYSDDWRQLHLGRLLGHSMRRFDARVMQLMAHALEVPLALSNLAARDQVSAAHIHITRHLSLAGDRLTDLAERAGMSKQAMADLVEQCLAWGLVTREPDARDRRTRWIRFTPTGLSWLQAFQAAVAQAEAEFRAEVGDEVATVVALGLEVYAASSGKPA
- the recA gene encoding recombinase RecA; translation: MDVTTVKGSNPATAANSEKAKALQAALAQIEKQFGKGTIMRLGEGEAIEDIQVVSTGSLGLDIALGVGGLPRGRVVEIYGPESSGKTTLTLQVIAEMQKQGGQCAFVDAEHALDVQYAQKLGVQLSDLLISQPDTGEQALEIVDSLVRSGAVDLIVIDSVAALTPKAEIEGEMGDALPGLQARLMSQALRKLTATIKKTNCMVIFINQIRMKIGVMFGSPETTTGGNALKFYASVRLDIRRTGTIKKGDNAIGNETRVKVVKNKVSPPFKTAEFDILFGEGISREGEIIDMGVEAKILDKSGAWYAYRGEKIGQGRDNAREFLRENPDLAFEIENRVRESLGVSLLAGATPAPAAGGKPAKADKGADKAAAATAPAGE
- a CDS encoding response regulator, which encodes MRILIAEDDQVFADGLLRSLRGSGAVVSHVASGSEAESVLMTSSEFDLLILDLGLPKMHGLEVLRRLRGRGDGLPVLILTAADSVEERVKGLDFGADDYMAKPFSLQELEARVRALTRRGMGGASSTIKHGPLVYDQSGRVATIDGKMVELSARELGLLEVLLQRAGRLVSKDQLVERLCEWGEELSNNAIEVYIHRLRKKIEHGPIRIATVRGLGYCLEKIRD
- a CDS encoding LysR substrate-binding domain-containing protein, coding for MTSLRRLNPPVHLLRAFSTVVRFGGVSRAAEALHLTQSAVSKQVQELEKWVGVMLFERNRKRLTLTPAGERYERAVRALLSQLEAATLELITSDDRSGALYLSVLPTFGAKWLIPRLPQFQQREPQVTLHFVPYVHGYDFESPTLDCSILFGDGHWPGARAHYLVGQQVALIAPPLGSPGALDLRQPADLIACTRLRHVTIPDAWAQWCEAHGVSGMRALDGPQFDQFQSIIRAVMAGMGVALVPRCLVQDEIASGLVTEPLPGYTSHLGYWFLYPEGRAQHGALASLRDWLLESAAQSAAAMLAASRAAAVKAAGADRS